From Penicillium psychrofluorescens genome assembly, chromosome: 6, one genomic window encodes:
- a CDS encoding uncharacterized protein (ID:PFLUO_008742-T1.cds;~source:funannotate), giving the protein MAVFIPDKPPLTEPPTNYLNHVLLSEFRFLHREIQSTILTASLPHIPSHGFTLKSLTLGARDAGFLDVSVQLLPRAEFDLILFWLASRRGLLRANVEEGALFQRIAAETGVSDLGVEERVKALVLERLRMNSDVRGVWQDALAQMSLLSHIPLALNELHALSSDILSLAGDTSVDSAWYTRRLAVAAVYASADVVMTRDPTPDLTETTAFVQRRFEDRDALAAKMQGVGECVGLLGSTAVGVGRSWGLKI; this is encoded by the exons ATGGCGGTTTTCATCCCCGACAAACCACCGTTGACCGAACCACCCACCAATTACCTCAACCATGTCTTACTGTCCGAGTTCCGCTTCCTCCACAGGGAGAT CCAAAGCACCATCCTCACCGCATCCCTCCCCCACATCCCCAGCCACGGCTTCACCCTCAAATCCCTCACTCTCGGCGCCCGCGACGCAGGCTTCCTCGACGTCTCggtccagctcctcccgcGCGCCGAGTTCGACTTGATTCTCTTCTGGCTCGCTAGTCGGCGCGGGCTGCTGCGCGCTAACGTCGAGGAGGGCGCGCTGTTCCAGCGCATTGCGGCCGAGACGGGGGTGTCTGacttgggggtggaggagagggtgaAGGCCCTGGTGCTTGAGAGGCTGAGGATGAATAGCGATGTTAGGGGCGTTTGGCAAGAT GCCCTAGCTCAAATgtccctcctctcccacatCCCGCTCGCCCTGAACGAGCTACACGCGCTCTCCTCCGACATCCTCTCGCTGGCGGGTGACACATCCGTCGACTCGGCATGGTACACGCGCCGTCTGGCCGTCGCAGCCGTGTACGCCAGCGCAGACGTGGTGATGACCCGCGACCCGACGCCGGATCTGACGGAGACGACGGCGTTTGTGCAAAGACGGTTTGAGGACCGTGATGCGCTGGCCGCGAAGATGCAGGGCGTTGGGGAGTGTGTGGGCCTTTTGGGGAGTACGGCTGTGGGGGTTGGGAGGAGTTGGGGGTTGAAGATTTGA
- a CDS encoding uncharacterized protein (ID:PFLUO_008743-T1.cds;~source:funannotate): MSAYPDSDHYQRERSRSPRRRSSRSPRRSRRSYSPRSRSRSRDDYRRSDRRSRSPLSASGAGGQPGSPYGGRSGYAPGRTFEDRADRVAAKENMMQSVRDSSQQDRRVYVGNLSYDVKWHHLKDFMRQAGEVLFADVLLLPNGMSKVGANAIVEYATREQAQNAVNTLSNQDLMGRLVYVREDREAEPRFIGGPPRGEFGGGRGGFGGGYGGGHGGPGGPGGPHGGGGGGGRQLYVSNLPFNVGWQDLKDLFRQAAQQGAVIRADVHTDPTGRPKGSGIVAFESPDDARNAIAQFNGFDWQGRPLEVREDRFAGPGPGFGGRGGYGGGFGGRGGFGGRGGFGGGRGGFGGGFGGRGGFGGPPGGGPPGGFGHGGPGGPGGGFDNPAAPPAAPNPFTDYATSAGEKSAVIYVRNLPWSTCNEDLIDLFSTIGKVDRAEIQYEPNGRSRGTGVVQFDSPDTAETAISKFTGYQYGGRPLGITFVKYLNANPDPGDMMEDAEPTGGLTQDQIM, translated from the exons ATGTCTGCATATCCCGACTCTGACCACTACCAGCGTGAGAGGTCCCGTTCGCCCCGTCGTCGTTCTTCTCGCAGTCcccgtcgcagccgtcgCTCCTACTCGCCGCGCAGCCGCTCTCGCAGCCGTGACGATTACCGTCGCAGTGATCGCCGTTCGCGATCTCCTTTGAGTGCTTCCGGTGCTGGTGGACAGCCAGGCTCTCCCTACGGTGGACGCAGTGGTTACGCGCCGGGCAGAACGTTCGAGGACCGTGCCGATCGTGTCGCCGCCAAAGAAAACATGATGCAATCCGTCCGCGATTCGTCCCAGCAAGACCGTCGGGTCTATGTGGGCAATTTGAGCTACGATGTCAAGTGGCATCACCTCAAAGATTTTATGCGACAGG CTGGAGAGGTTCTCTTTGCCGATGTATTACTACTTCCGAATGGAATGTCGAAGGTGGGCGCCAATGC GATTGTGGAATACGCAACCAGGGAGCAAGCACAGAACGCAGTCAACACGCTTAGCAACCAAGACCTGATGGGTCGCCTTGTCTACGTCCGCGAA GATCGTGAAGCCGAGCCCCGTTTCATCGGCGGACCTCCCCGGGGCGAATTCGGGGGTGGTCGCGGTGGTTTCGGCGGTGGCTACGGCGGTGGCCACGGTGGCCCCGGTGGCCCCGGTGGTCCCCAcggcggtggaggtggaggtggccgACAGCTCTACGTGTCGAAC CTCCCCTTCAACGTTGGCTGGCAAGACCTGAAGGATCTTTTCCGCCAAGCGG CTCAGCAGGGTGCCGTCATCCGCGCCGATGTGCACACTGACCCCACCGGCCGCCCCAAGGGTTCTGGTATCGTGGCTTTCGAGTCGCCCGACGATGCGCGCAATGCCATTGCCCAGTTCAACGGATTCGATTGGCAGGGCCGTCCGCTGGAGGTCCGTGAGGATCGTTTCGCCGGCCCCGGCCCCGGTTTtggtggccgcggcggctaTGGCGGCGGATTcggtggtcgtggcggattcggaggccgtggaggcttcggtggtggccgcggaggattcggcggcggcttcggtggtcgtggtggttTCGGTGGTCCTCCCGGTGGCGGTCCTCCCGGTGGCTTTGGTCACGGCGGTCCTGGCGGTCCTGGTGGCGGCTTTGACAACCCAGCGGCTCCTCCAGCGGCTCCGAACCCCTTCACCGACTACGCTACTTCGGCCGGCGAAAAGAGCGCCGTCATCTACGTGCGCAATCTGCCCTGGTCCACCTGCAACGAGGACCTAATCGATCTGTTCTCGACTATCGGCAAGGTCGACCGTGCTGAGATCCAGTACGAGCCCAACGGACGCTCGCGCGGCACTGGTGTCGTGCAGTTTGACAGCCCAGACACTGCGGAGACAGCGATCT CCAAATTCACCGGCTACCAGTACGGTGGTCGTCCTCTCGGCATCACTTTCGTCAAGTACCTGAACGCAAACCCAGACCCCGGAGACATGATGGAGGATGCTGAGCCCACGGGCGGCCTCACCCAGGATCAGATCATGTAG
- a CDS encoding uncharacterized protein (ID:PFLUO_008744-T1.cds;~source:funannotate): protein MAGPQTPVQDYLPHESVRGFSRSSRPSSYVGSNSMSNQPQMAHNPRFREDFDASSRRSSLMIDGMGMQRSASQMSQARSPAPSRSSTLKKKPSLSRKGSLRRNGSRRSMRAGSVRSVGLGDREKYSDGTEDANSAFTIPIPTTGNPTEVLSNRFQAWRKILKDLILFFKEVQKSYETRSKLFLSASHVIGNQAIPPAFLQSGGLADATEILRDFHRQGYTEANKAIEVEMEVISQLTGLRNDLQKKTKEIKNLAGDFKNSVEKELDVTRKSVRNLQEALGLVDTDPSATSGKGDPFIMRLSVERQVEKQIEEENYLHRAYLNLENSGRDLESIVVSEIQKAYNAYASILRREADEAYDTIEKLRVGPISIPQDYEWNSFVAGTDELVDPRIPLRNVENIAYPGKDHPAAAEVRAGMLERKSKYLKSYTPGWYVLSPTHLHEFKSADRVEWQTPVMSLYLPEQKLSSHSQPDSSSHKFMLKGRQTGAMHRGHSWVFRAESHETMMSWYEDIEGLVNKTGEARNAFVRRHVRSVSGMSYSSDGGAMEEDEADRTPYSGSVVLAGDRPTSAPRQPGGAFPSDVQIDRHMQAPLSPSSGDGSVDKEAFAATGGIPDGSAALASSTSQRGYELNAADGAPPAASGGESSRARVERHDSYYGDWIGPAAIVSKQRKHNPTDSTVDDREIRSDGDHTSLMAAGMVDRSGRRENSAPPQARRESVSTVPTNTNVTDYTNNTMATSVDEEPSLAQKSIGQEDGELPLRQKTDSMATMDMKIPGRFPPPTNVAA, encoded by the exons ATGGCTGGGCCTCAGACGCCCGTGCAGGACTATCTGCCGCACGAGTCGGTGCGCGGCTTCTCCCGATCCTCGAGACCCAGTTCCTACGTGGGCAGCAATTCAATGTCCAACCAGCCCCAGATGGCCCACAATCCGCGCTTCCGAGAGGACTTCGACGCATCTAGCCGGCGCAGCTCCCTCATGATCGACGGCATGGGAATGCAGCGCTCGGCGTCGCAAATGTCCCAGGCCCGATCGCCGGCGCCCTCCCGATCGAGCACCCTGAAAAAGAAGCCCTCCCTCAGCCGCAAGGGGAGTCTGCGACGCAATGGTAGTCGACGCAGTATGCGCGCCGGCAGCGTCCGGAGTGTGGGCTTGGGCGACCGGGAGAAATACAGCGATGGCACCGAGGACGCCAATAGCGCGTTCACGATTCCGATTCCCACCACCGGCAACCCGACCGAGGTGCTGTCCAACCGCTTTCAAG CCTGGCGCAAGATCCTCAAAGACCtgattctcttcttcaaagaAGTCCAAAAATCCTACGAGACCAGGTCCAAGCTATTCTTATCCGCCTCCCATGTTATCGGCAACCAGGCGATCCCACCCGCATTCCTGCAATCCGGTGGGCTGGCCGATGCGACCGAGATCCTCCGAGACTTCCACCGCCAAGGATACACGGAGGCCaacaaggccatcgaggtcGAGATGGAGGTGATCAGCCAATTGACAGGCCTGCGCAACGACCTacagaagaagaccaaggagaTTAAGAACCTGGCGGGAGATTTCAAGAATTcggtcgagaaggagctAGATGTCACGCGCAAGTCGGTCCGCAACTTGCAAGAGGCTCTCGGTCTCGTGGATACCGATCCTTCTGCGACGTCGGGCAAAGGCGATCCTTTCATCATGCGACTCAGCGTCGAACGGCAGGTcgagaagcagatcgaggaggagaacTACTTGCATCGG GCATACCTGAATCTCGAGAACTCGGGTCGGGACCTCGAGTCCATCGTGGTCAgcgagatccagaaggccTACAATGCCTATGCCAGCATCCTCCGGCGCGAGGCCGATGAGGCCTACGACACCATCGAGAAGCTGCGAGTGGGCCCGATCTCGATTCCTCAGGACTACGAGTGGAACTCGTTTGTCGCCGGGACTGACGAACTGGTCGATCCTCGCATCCCCCTGCGGAACGTGGAGAATATCGCCTACCCCGGCAAAGACCACCCCGCGGCTGCAGAGGTCCGGGCTGGGATGCTGGAGCGCAAGAGCAAATATCTCAAGAGCTATACTCCTGGCTG GTATGTCTTGTCGCCGACTCACCTGCACGAGTTCAAGTCGGCCGATCGCGTGGAATGGCAAACCCCGGTGATGTCGTTGTACCTGCCAGAGCAGAAGCTCAGCTCGCACTCGCAGCCGGACTCGAGCTCGCACAAGTTCATGCTGAAGGGTCGCCAGACCGGTGCGATGCACCGGGGTCACTCGTGGGTGTTTCGGGCCGAGTCGCATGAGACCATGATGTCGTGGTATGAGGACATCGAGGGCCTGGTCAACAAGACGGGCGAGGCTCGCAATGCCTTTGTCCGACGCCACGTCCGAAGCGTGAGCGGCATGTCCTACAGCAGTGACGGAGGAGCgatggaagaagacgaagccGATCGCACTCCGTACTCCGGATCGGTGGTTTTGGCGGGTGACCGACCAACCTCTGCACCCCGTCAGCCCGGCGGTGCATTCCCCAGCGATGTCCAGATTGATCGACACATGCAGGCACCTTTGTCGCCATCTAGCGGTGATGGTTCCGTTGACAAGGAGGCATTTGCCGCCACTGGTGGGATTCCGGACGGGTCTGCAGCTCTGGCAAGCTCTACTTCACAACGAGGATACGAACTCAATGCGGCCGATGGTGCCCCTCCAGCCGCCAGCGGCGGTGAATCCTCGCGGGCCCGTGTGGAGAGACATGACAGCTACTACGGTGACTGGATCGGCCCCGCTGCCATTGTCTCCAAACAGCGGAAGCACAACCCGACCGACTCCACCGTTGATGACCGGGAGATTCGATCGGATGGAGATCACACCTCCCTGATGGCTGCCGGCATGGTTGATCGGTCTGGACGGCGTGAGAACTCGGCTCCACCTCAGGCTCGCCGCGAGAGTGTGTCGACCGTGCCGACCAATACGAACGTGACCGACTACACAAacaacaccatggccacctcGGTGGACGAGGAACCGTCCTTGGCCCAGAAATCCATCGGCCAGGAAGACGGTGAGCTTCCCCTGCGTCAAAAGACCGACAGCATGGCCACTATGGACATGAAGATCCCAGGCCGCTTCCCGCCGCCGACCAACGTGGCAGCGTAA
- a CDS encoding uncharacterized protein (ID:PFLUO_008745-T1.cds;~source:funannotate), translated as MAQHEEDHSYHPKDAISGALKATVLTGSAGLFASAVQNTLTKRNVGPLGVFMRSGGTIGIFAAMGGTYEFVKTASANLREKEDPYNVALGGFFSGTLLGLRVRTFPAVLGYGIALSTAMTAFEYTGGSLFGYKKNTEVDEFDRRQQLRTNYRTPAEQTFAELGEGRGIYGPNYEERRRERLKEAYGIEVPTSPVPAS; from the exons ATGGCTCAGCACGAGGAAGACCACAGCTATCATCCCAAGGATGCCATCTCGGGGGCATTAAAGGCCACTGTGCTCACTGGCAGTGCAGGTCTTTTTGCCTCGGCTGTCCAGAACACCCTGACCAAAAGGAACGTCGGCCCGCTGGGCGTGTTTATGCGCAGTGGAGGCACCATTGGAATCTTCG CCGCGATGGGGGGTACCTATGAATTTGTCAAGACGGCCTCGGCCAACTTGCGAGAGAAGGAGGATCCGTACAACGTTGCCCTGGGTGGTTTCTTTTCGGGTACTCTTCTGGGACTGCGAG TCCGCACCTTCCCCGCCGTGTTGGGCTACGGCATCGCGCTGTCGACTGCCATGACCGCCTTCGAGTACACCGGGGGTAGCCTGTTTGGatacaagaagaacacagAGGTGGATGAGTTCGACCGCCGGCAGCAGCTGCGGACAAACTATCGGACTCCGGCTGAACAGACATTTGCCGAACTGGGCGAAGGACGGG GTATCTACGGCCCCAACTACGAGGAGCGACGCCGAGAGCGGCTCAAGGAGGCGTACGGCATCGAGGTCCCCACATCGCCGGTTCCCGCATCATAA
- a CDS encoding uncharacterized protein (ID:PFLUO_008740-T1.cds;~source:funannotate) has product MFRARRYRVLLVFAAAFVLAFLHFARSREWPETSSAQGVPAVVDNSILYVPPTSNSGPANAADDERVSSPNEKTGASTGGSTSGSSSGSTFGSTGGSTGGSTGGSTGGSTGGSTYGSTGGSTTQDSTLDAEPAPKQPGLTSGGGSTSNGGTSGTSDKSSSSDSSSLAAEKAPGFGDKLPSSSSSSSSSLAGTGIGSNALDEEIDNGGTGRKEVTIKPGKGLPKSQWQSFPENYPVSASQFIKLPKDIPKKLPKLQASFKDESSSDQQERLQQLSSIRDAFHHAWSGYKKVAMHHDEVGPLSETIHDPFNGWGATMVDSLDTLWIMDMKDEFAEAVDAVKWIDFTRSPRDDIPVFETVIRYLGGLLGAYDISGQHYEILLDKAKELAEILIGAFDTPNRMPVLYYRWAPEHVSKRHRANAHAVLAEIGSLSLEFTRLAQLTREDRYYDAIARITNELEKIQDSTTIPGLWPQHLNAQGCANYKTSISSSNVGSALGQSNDQSSSSQSKSSSNFGSSSSGSGNVGSSSNSGSNLGSSNSGSSYSGSSNSGSGYSGSNMGSSNSDSSYSGSGSSGSGNMGSSSNYGSGNVGSSSNSGSNLGSSNSGSSNSGSSNSGSSYSGSSNSGSGYSGSNAGSGKSGSIYSRDVLIEDAERAVGVNAANTLTDPKVDTKAATSQTQSSEDECKDGLLMPQTTRDNSYGLGGAYDSTYEYLPKEFLLLGGVNTQYEKMYKKAMSAARNYLLFKPMVKDERDLRFFASTLGLDPTKKATPRSADLVYDGSHLSCFAGGMMALGAKAFEIQGDLELAGKLTDGCVWAYESTKTGIMPEQFRLLPCEKDVACTWDESRFQSGVQKWGTTQDSHAQAQFRSAESEYGQRVKMNEESGVERTGDGGMAVPMPMPGSVNPHDEVYKRDVFATGRQNPSESHDIDPSLDDRDTLRDTSRDKTPDSSRNPQVVSSQAQAENDRRPAGMLRVSSPQYFLRPEAIESVFIMYRTTGDDYWRRKGWKMFEAIQRSTRTDLANAAINDVTSEEPVLKDTMESFWLAETLKYFYLLFSDPSVVDLDQYVLNTEAHPFQRPIS; this is encoded by the exons ATGTTCCGCGCGCGCCGCTACCGAGTCCTCCTGGTCTTCGCCGCGGCCTTTGTCCTCGCCTTCTTGCATTTTGCAAGGTCGCGCGAATGGCCCGAGACTTCTTCGGCGCAAGGCGTGCCGGCGGTTGTCGACAACAGTATCCTTTACGTgccgccgacctcgaatTCGGGCCCTGCGAATGCGGCTGATGATGAGCGGGTGTCTTCTCCGAATGAGAAAACGGGAGCGTCGACGGGGGGCTCAACAAGTGGTTCTTCAAGCGGTTCCACTTTTGGCTCAACCGGTGGTTCTACTGGCGGATCGACCGGGGGCTCGACCGGGGGCTCTACAGGAGGTTCTACTTATGGCTCAACCGGCGGCTCAACGACGCAGGACTCGACGCTGGACGCCGAGCCTGCTCCTAAGCAGCCGGGCCTGACGTCTGGAGGGGGTTCAACATCAAACGGCGGTACATCTGGGACGTCGGACAAATCGTCAAGTTCGGATAGCAGCTCATTGGCCGCAGAGAAGGCACCTGGATTTGGTGACAagctgccatcttcgtcgtcctcgtcctcatcctccttggcAGGGACAGGAATTGGGAGCAAcgcgctggacgaggaaaTCGACAACGGCGGTACCGGCAGAAAGGAGGTGACCATCAAACCGGGCAAGGGACTGCCCAAATCACAATGGCAGTCCTTCCCAGAGAACTACCCCGTCTCCGCGAGCCAGTTCATCAAGCTGCCGAAAGATATTCCCAAGAAGCTGCCCAAACTGCAGGCCTCGTTCAAGGACGAGTCCAGTTCCGACCAGCAGGAGCGCCTGCAGCAGCTCAGCTCCATCAGAGATGCCTTCCATCATGCCTGGAGCGGATACAAAAAGGTGGCTATGCACCATGACGAGGTCGGGCCCCTGTCAGAAACGATTCACGATCCATTTAATGGATGGGGCGCGACGATGGTCGACTCGTTGGATACGCTGTGGATTATGGATATGAAAGACGAGTTCGCCGAGGCGGTGGATGCTGTGAAGTGGATTGATTTCACCCGGTCTCCGAGAGACGATATCCCCGTTTTTGAGACCGTCATTCGATATCTGGGTGGCTTGCTGGGCGCCTACGATATCTCAGGCCAGCATTACGAGATCCttctcgacaaggccaaggagcttGCAGAGATTCTTATTGGTGCGTTCGACACGCCGAATCGCATGCCTGTTCTCTATTACCGCTGGGCTCCGGAGCATGTCTCCAAGCGCCATCGGGCCAATGCCCACGCTGTTCTCGCTGAGATTGGATCGCTGTCGCTCGAGTTTACTCGCTTGGCGCAACTTACCAGGGAGGACAGGTATTATGATGCGATTGCACGGATCACCaatgagctggagaagatccaggaCTCCACTACTATTCCCGGCCTGTGGCCCCAGCATCTCAATGCACAAGGGTGTGCCAACTATAAGACTTCAATTTCTTCCAGCAACGTCGGTTCCGCCCTCGGCCAGTCGAACGACCAGTCCTCCTCTTCTCAGTCAAAGAGTAGCAGCAATTTCGGCTCCAGCAGTTCCGGCTCTGGCAACGTGGGCTCCTCCAGCAACTCCGGTAGCAACTTGGGATCCAGCAACTCTGGCTCTAGCTACTCCGGCTCCAGCAATTCTGGCTCTGGCTACTCTGGTAGCAACATGGGATCTAGCAACTCTGATTCTAGCTATTCCGGCTCCGGCAGTTCTGGCTCTGGCAACATGGGCTCTTCCAGCAACTATGGCTCCGGCAACGTGGGCTCTTCCAGCAACTCCGGTAGCAACTTGGGATCCAGCAACTCTGGCTCCAGCAACTCTGGCTCCAGCAACTCTGGTTCTAGCTACTCCGGCTCCAGCAATTCTGGCTCTGGCTACTCTGGTAGCAACGCGGGATCCGGCAAATCTGGCTCCATCTACTCTCGAGATGTCCTGATCGAAGATGCTGAACGGGCCGTCGGTGTCAATGCTGCCAATACCCTCACCGATCCCAAGGTTGACACAAAAGCCGCGACCAGCCAAACCCAATCGTCTGAGGATGAATGCAAGGACGGATTGCTCATGCCGCAAACCACGCGCGATAACAGCTACGGTCTGGGAGGGGCGTACGACTCGACCTACGAATACCTGCCCAAGGAGTTCTTGTTGTTGGGCGGCGTGAACACGCAGTACGAGAAAATGTATAAGAAGGCGATGAGCGCCGCCCGGAACTATTTGCTCTTTAAGCCGATGGTCAAGGACGAGCGTGACCTCCGCTTCTTTGCCTCCACTCTCGGCCTGGACCCCACGAAGAAAGCGACCCCTCGTTCAGCAGATCTCGTCTATGACGGCAGTCACTTGTCCTGCTTTGCTGGCGGCATGATGGCTCTCGGTGCCAAAGCCTTCGAAATCCAGGGCGACCTGGAGCTCGCGGGTAAACTGACCGACGGTTGCGTATGGGCGTACGAATCGACCAAGACGGGGATCATGCCTGAGCAGTTCCGCCTGCTGCCCTGTGAGAAGGATGTGGCTTGCACATGGGACGAGAGCCGCTTCCAGTCGGGCGTGCAAAAGTGGGGGACTACTCAGGACTCGCACGCGCAGGCGCAGTTCCGTAGCGCGGAGAGCGAATACGGACAGCGTGTGAAAATGAACGAGGAGAGTGGTGTGGAGCGTACTGGAGACGGCGGCATGGCCGTCCCCATGCCCATGCCAGGATCGGTGAATCCCCACGATGAGGTGTACAAGCGCGACGTGTTCGCAACGGGCCGACAAAACCCCTCCGAGAGTCACGATATTGACCCGTCTCTCGATGACCGAGATACGCTTCGCGACACCTCCCGCGACAAAACCCCCGACAGCAGTCGCAACCCACAAGTCGTCTCCTCACAAGCGCAGGCCGAGAACGACCGCCGGCCAGCGGGCATGCTACGGGTCTCGTCGCCGCAGTACTTCCTGCGTCCCGAGGCGATCGAGTCTGTGTTCATCATGTACCGCACGACCGGTGACGACTACTGGCGCCgcaagggctggaagatgtTCGAGGCGATCCAGAGGTCTACGCGGACGGACTTGGCCAACGCGGCTATCAACGACGTCACGTCCGAGGAGCCCGTGCTCAAGGATACGATGGAGTCGTTCTGGCTGGCTGAGACGTTGAAGTATTTCTATCTGCTCTTTAGCGATCCGAGTGTTGTGGATCTGGACCAATATGTTCT GAACACCGAGGCGCATCCCTTCCAGCGCCCGATCTCGTAA
- a CDS encoding uncharacterized protein (ID:PFLUO_008741-T1.cds;~source:funannotate) — protein MESEVPLETEQQFWDELQAIVSKPCATEDLIDDALRAYLGLTTQYKDEYLSSEYNISRCSYKLFSSSIFAAHADYVRRQIIYGLLQEDDSNILHLIASFLLFDGRQNELAFQMMNEEGVFARLLELIQALRRDEMDGGAGLHRLLMDLLYEMSRIQRVKIEDLVLVDDDFIRCLFDLIENLSYDVSDPYHYPVIRVLLVLNEQFMISAHNPADNEQSSNQLTNKVIKILSVYGGMYKTFGENIILLINREAETSLQLLTLKLLYLIFTTPNTYEYFFTNDLHVLVDILIRNLLDLPEEAAALRHTYLRVLYPLLAHTQLRQPPHYKREELRRLLSILARSQNSYGNEAEHEKILHFEDVDDTTRRLVSRCATVEWLRNVESPDNTQEPLGQPTTIDAVLDETVRAAETETPTDLGESLEVARTLSRTSTIASSPDTASPTRMDSRGSSTASGHERKLSVVQRLGMNLEPATLSSLSVQAVATHREKPGIITPSRKDAARAATDASVPIIRAPKIKPEPPKSRRWRGRRLAVDDDEQEPHSTGTSSDRNTIPEGVEVSPTTTLAPTTPSSSSQPGLRRNSTTTSNLVPPVSERAQRSASNPPPAVPPPRRSAQHTPSPSHHRPAPPPPKTRRAGRAKTLTVPADSGEGSVRSASVPNELHAVASASVDAASKQGTGTGQSLEREGSVSSDPFQPTSPTLLISPAENSADHAQSQDSVADGAAPLSVEEAVQKVSLQ, from the exons ATGGAATCTGAGGTCCCACTGGAGACCGAGCAGCAGTTCTGGGATG AACTCCAAGCGATAGTCTCCAAACCATGCGCCACAGAAGATCTTATTGATGATGCTCTGCGCGCGTATCTGGGTCTTACGACGCAGTACAAAG ATGAATACCTGAGCTCAGAGTATAATATCTCGCGCTGCTCCTACAAGCTGTTCTCATCGAGCATCTTCGCCGCGCACGCCGATTATGTCCGTCGCCAGATTATCTACGGCCTCCTACAG GAAGACGACTCGAATATCCTACACCTAATTGCGTCATTCCTTCTCTTCGACGGTCGACAAAATGAACTGGCTTTCCAGATGATGAACGAGGAGGGCGTGTTCGCACGTCTCCTCGAGCTGATCCAGGCGCTGCGCAGGGATGAGATGGACGGTGGAGCGGGTCTTCACCGGCTGCTAATGGATTTGTTGTATGAGATGTCGAGGATTCAGAGAGTGAAGATTGAGGATTTGG TTCTCGTGGACGACGACTTTATTCGGTGTTTGTTTGATCTCATCGAGAATCTTTCATACGACGTTTCCGACCCGTATCATTATCCTGTTATCCGGGTTCTG TTGGTCCTGAATGAGCAGTTCATGATCTCGGCGCATAATCCGGCGGACAATGAGCAGTCCTCGAATCAGCTGACCAACAAGGTGATCAAGATTCTCTCCGTGTATGGCGGGATGTACAAGACTTTTGGGGAGAATATCATTCTCTTGATCAACCGAGAAG CGGAGACGTCTCTGCAGCTGCTCACGTTGAAGCTTCTTTACCTCATTTTCACCACTCCCAACACCTACGAATACTTCTTCACCAATGACCTTCACGTCCTGGTCGACATTCTAATCCGGAACCTCCTTGATCTGCCCGAGGAGGCCGCTGCGCTGCGACATACCTACCTGCGCGTTCTGTACCCGCTCCTGGCGCATACACAGTTGCGCCAACCACCGCATTACAAGCGCGAGGAACTCCGAAGACTGCTGAGCATTCTCGCCCGCAGCCAGAACTCCTACGGTAACGAAGCTGAACACGAGAAGATTCTCCACTTTGAAGATGTCGATGATACCACCCGGCGACTCGTTTCTCGATGTGCAACGGTCGAATGGCTTCGCAACGTGGAGTCGCCTGACAATACTCAGGAGCCCCTCGGCCAACCAACTACAATCGATGCAGTGCTTGACGAGACCGTCCGGGCTGCTGAGACCGAGACGCCAACTGATCTCGGCGAGTCGCTGGAAGTAGCCCGGACGCTCTCGCGCACAAGCACCATCGCTAGTTCACCTGACACAGCCTCCCCAACACGGATGGACTCGCGAGGTTCATCCACGGCTTCAGGGCACGAACGCAAACTCAGCGTCGTGCAGCGCCTCGGTATGAACCTCGAGCCCGCAACTCTATCCTCGTTAAGTGTGCAAGCCGTAGCAACGCATCGCGAGAAACCAGGTATTATCACACCTAGTCGCAAAGACGCAGCCCGCGCAGCCACGGATGCAAGTGTCCCCATTATCCGCGCCCCCAAAATCAAGCCAGAGCCACCCAAGTCCCGCCGGTGGCGCGGCCGTCGCCTCGCcgttgatgacgacgagcagGAGCCTCACTCTACCGGGACAAGCAGCGACCGCAACACGATCCCCGAGGGAGTGGAGGTTAGTCCCACGACTACGCTCGCACCAACGaccccatcctcatcctctcaACCCGGCCTGCGGCGCAACTCAACTACAACATCGAATCTCGTCCCTCCCGTCTCCGAACGCGCTCAGCGTTCTGCGTCGAACCCTCCACCCGCTGTCCCCCCGCCCCGTCGATCTGCCCAACATACCCCGTCACCAAGCCATCACCGTCCCGCACCGCCTCCACCTAAGACCCGGCGCGCCGGACGAGCGAAGACGCTGACTGTGCCCGCGGACTCGGGTGAGGGTAGTGTGCGCAGCGCTAGTGTTCCGAATGAGCTGCACGCCGTAGCTTCTGCCTCTGTGGATGCTGCTTCCAAACAAGGTACTGGCACTGGACAGTCCCTGGAAAGAGAGGGCAGTGTATCTTCGGATCCATTCCAGCCTACGTCGCCGACGTTGTTGATATCACCGGCTGAGAATAGTGCGGATCACGCGCAGAGTCAAGACAGCGTTGCTGATGGTGCAGCGCCTTTGAGCGTTGAGGAAGCGGTGCAGAAAGTATCACTGCAGTGA